From the genome of Salvia splendens isolate huo1 chromosome 7, SspV2, whole genome shotgun sequence:
TGATCCTAACATCTCTGAtgagaaatgagtgaccgagtgaatccaacagttggctAGAGTAGGggttatcttgacgaactgataGGCTGATCAGAATGAATAAAAGGAAAGGGAGGATTTTGAGACTGCAAAATATTTAGAGtaaccttaaacttgtgggaaTATTGCCAGAAGTTGAGTCAGTTTCAAACATGGAGATGTAAATGTTTGTTTAATGTGTTGTTTTTGAGTCAGTCATATGAATATCTGTGAGTCTGTTTAGTTTTTATGAGTCGGTCAAGGACCCATGCATGTAAGTTGCCCTTTTTCTTGTTGTTCTATCATACTTGAGGaaaagcatggtttaagtgcgagcagtttgatagggctagttacaagcatggttttgtaaggtttattacactaacatggCTGATTATGTGCGAAAGAATGGtgaatttgagtgtgcagggGGCCATAAAGTGTAAAAGCGGCAAGTGCaggatcaacttgatcaactcgggaAAGGAATGAAAAATATCTAGAAAAGAAGCCAAGTTGATCAGTTGCGTACGAATTCTCCAGCCCCGCAATTTAAGGATGagcttttaatttgttttcatgGAGATAAGAACACATGCGATCGTGTTAAGCTTGGAATGATCAATGTCAACGGAAAAAATTGAAGTAGTGTTTAAAAACTTGTTAGTACATCTTTCATGTGTGAATATGTGTGAATATGCTATGCAGCCTCACCTTTCTAGTAGGAAAAACTTTTTGGGACAAAAAATCTTGATCTGTATTTTGATTAATCCAACCAAAAATACACAATCACAACGAGAGGACTTGAGAGGAACCGGGGTGTGCAACAAAAAGTAATTGGTTAAAGATTGAGAAATTTGAAGAGGATTATAAGCTGGATGAgaaattttttcataatttgttctattttaattcattcaataataatatgtctattttatattagtatagtaGAATATGAATTAGCAAAGTTAGAtctttagtactccctccgtcccaactaagttggtaCAAAACTTTTGGGACATAGATTAATAAAGTGTGTTAAATAGATgaaatgaaagtaaaataaaataggaaagagaaaaaaataagagagataaagagagagtaaagtagatgatgaaataaagtaggagtgattggatgttttgtttttagtcaagAGAGAAAATTACTCAACTTTGTTGTGACGTCCTAAAAAGGAATATGTAGAATATGTATAAGCAAAGTTAGAATATGTagaatatgactcaacttagttgggacagagggagtgtATATCTTTATTTTTAGAGAGAGTATCTAtgtctcttttttatttatagtagAATATGTATAAGCAAAGTTTGAGTTTTagtcatttctttatttttagaaaGAGTATCCAtgtctcttttttattttatgtatagtagGAGATGTATTATACTCCTCCGTCCTACATTAGGAGTCTCGTTGACTTTTCTGCAATCGTTATTTTATCATTTCTCCattatttgtattatttttatagtaggagatgtagagaagactcttctctacattattctctctcttactttatcatttctccactttaactatttattatcatttttataaaacgagtatAGAAGAGTTAACGCGACTCCTAATGTGgtacggatggagtaatatgaTATACTAGGTGATTCCTACCAAAAATCCAATGTATTTATATAGTAAGGCATGATATTTGGTTTGccgattcaattttttttcattatcatACACTTAGAGCAATCATATgaaaatttctaaaaaaatggAATCTTAAAACCCCACAAAATAAGTAAGTTAGTTTACTAGACAACAAAGATATAGTGGCCTCCCAAACCAAAACAATCGAAGAAACCCATGCAAACTTGTCATTAAGAGGGTGTACGGCTGTTTTAAGGAGCTTCTAACAACTTAGTACTTACCtacaacttatatcatcatAATTCTATAATAACAAGAATTATTACATTTATAGTAAGTGCCTATCTCATGTTAAGTGAGATGTACAGTGGTATCTAATTAGTTTAGTGGGGAaggaatatataataaattagtggaaataaaataaataggagagattaaaaatgttattaatGTCATAAAAATTCAAATGACTCATTTAACTCGAAAATTTTCAATATGGAATACGATTTAATTAACTTGGGGCAAACAAAGTTATAAGTCAGTATGTTAAGATCATACTACTTGACATAATGAAATGGAATAAGAGTCCatgaataaaattatgaatGGAATGCAGATGTTAATGGAATGACAAATGTCTAAGAAGCATGTCCTTATCATAATAGGtgatagggctcgttacaagcatAGTTTTGTAGGGTTTACTACACTAACATGGCTGATTATGTGCGAAAAGAATGGTAAATTTGAGTATGCAGGGGGCTATATAGTGTAAAAGCGGCAAGTGCAGGATCAACATGATCAACTCGGGAAAGGAGTGAAAAATGGCCAGAAAAGAAGCCAAGTTGATCAGTTGCGTACGAACAGTGAAGCTTGCCCAGCcgacaagttgatcaagtggagtttaccacaTGAACTGATGAGtcagaggagagagaagaaaagatgcCATCTCAATGGCATAAATGTCAAGACAGGATGGGCTTACACTAGGGATTTGGGCCCAACATCATCCTATAAATACGGAGAGTGTGCACACAAGAAGGGAGTTCGACACCATCATCACCTTTAGTCAcctcattttcaccttattttCTTAGCATGGAGTAAGGAGTTAGCAACAGGAGTACCGTTCCACCTCTGTtttcatttcttcttcctcgtcaAAGGAAGGAGGGACCCGGGTCAGCGTAGAAGTCTTCGTAGTTGGAGTTTTTGTTGCACCCCGAAGGGTTAAAACAATTTCTATTCCGTTTTCAGTTCATCGTTTCCGTAGCTTAgttgtttttaatgtttttcttcCAGTTGCTACTCTAGTTTCCTTTCCATCGTTAATCGCTCTCTAAATCCTTGTTTAGAATTCTGTTTTAGTTACGTTTACCGAAGATCGtttatgaaatgaagtttttagTTCAAGTTGTGTTGGATCTGATGTTTTCTGTTTTGATTGCTTTCGTCTACTTTAGTTCCGCCTTGTTTATGTTTTCTCGTAGGTAGATTTACATTTTAGTTCGTCAACTTGCATGAGAATAGGTTAGATACTTTAGATCTGTTTTCGCTGCGTCGATTTCATATGGATCTGTGTTTGATTTGTCTGATTTCTGTTTTTATGCTTGTTGTTCTGTTTAAATCTGCTTccattgtttttatttagctGCTAGCGAAGAAGAAGGTAGTAGTGTGTTAGGATTGCAGTCTCTGTCACCTTTTCGATGTTTACACCCTTTTAAATAACTTATTATGAGGTCTAGAGGGGCACTATCCCTGACATACTTTATAGCTGCCTTAACATCACTATAAGTATCATGGATAGCATTCATGAGGGCTATGCATGTATACTCATCAATAGTTTTATCTCCAGACCTTTTAATGTCCTGGACAAGTTTCTGAAATCTATCAATGTTATCATCTCTGTCCTTTGAAAGATCCAGTTTGAATTTAAAAAGCTTTTCAAGAAGATACATCCTAGATGACATAGAAGTTTCAGTAAAGAGAGTATCCAGCTTAGTCCACATCTCAGATGCAAATTCTATGGAACCAACCTTTCTGATTCTTCTTATCACAGAATCAGAAAGGTTGAGAATTATTGTTGACCTAGCTAATTCATTCATCTCAACCACTTTTTCAGCAGACTCAGTATCAGAGATAGTCCCCTCTACAGATTTGAAAACTTTCTGCTGAATTAAAATACAGTTTACCTTTTGTTTCCaaatcacaaaatcatttttcccaTTGAAAGGGACAATACCAacaagttgagtcatttttaaatGAAGATTTACACACACACTGAAGAACCCAACACATAGAAGGCACAGCAAGCAACTCTGTTTTCACAGATAGTGGACTTAAATAAGAAACAGTCAAAGAGTCCACTAGAAACAGATATACAGATATTTTTCATGCAAGAAGCTCACAGATGCATATAACAGCAAGCACACACACACAGGAGAACATCTTAAAGTGATCCCAGACACACTTTTATCAAGTCTAGGGGAGTTACTCCCTATCTGTCACATGTACCCCGGCAAGAGAATTTCCTAGTTCACAATCACCTTAAGTATgggggcgcagggggtcactcaAGGCGGTTAAGCCACAGGGTGGATAGGTAATTCACTCAAGACACAGAGTCAGAGCTCTGAGATACACACTTtgacaaagagagagagagagcagaaCACACAACGGAAGCAGAAAGCTGTAAGAGCACCAAGATCATGCAAGAAAACAAGAGCACATAAAACCTAACCGCGGCCAGTGGTGTCTACCAGTAGCAAAACCCAAACCTAGAGCTAAGAAAACAGTAAGGAGAGGTTTCGCCAATTTACCTGGGCGGTTACCCTTCATTAAGGTGTAATCGTCTTACCTCGGAGCCTATACCAGAGGCTGAGCTTTACTCTCACGAGCCCACCTCCTTAATTTTTTGCGACCCGGCGTGCCCGAATGATCCCCCTATGGCTCtaataccactgtagggatcagaccatTCGGGATTCACTAATTATCGGGACCTCTTTTATTGATATTGTtctgagatggctaatctcagaGGTACAAGCCAAGTACAACCGTGATATCAAGATTACACACTAACTAGGTGTTACACCGGAACAACCCTAAGCTATCTCAAGAACACCTCTGATCTTGAGATTCCACCTTCACAGAATACATGCACACTTAGTAGAAAGATTAGTCAGAGAATCGGGCCACGGATGGTTCAGGTCACAGCAGTAACTGCACTAGGCCTCAGACCTCCCCAATCCTCACTGCAAGTCACAAAGGAGTGCAACAGTTATTTGCACATTCTCAACTTGTTACGAGCCTCCAACAAAAATTAGGCCTACGGAACATGTTGCGCTGCCGCCGgggagtaattttttaatttttggaaatttaattatgcaactttttattttttaatttattaacgaaattttttttattgattgcATTTTAGAATTGTAGAAATGAAGTACAAGGACCTCAAATAGTGAATGGAATGGATATATGGTTGCAAGTATTGTCTTTAGGGcgcccacaatggggcgcctgATGGaagccatcgtcctcgggcgcggacgatgcctccattgtgggtgtccccgccatcgtccgcgccctacgtccacacccgatgcatcgtccgcggaagaagcgcggacaatggcctatcgtccgcgccatcgagggGCCCATTGTGGGCTAGGcagacgatggcctatcgtccgcgccaccGGGCACCCCGTTGTGGGCTAGGAGGacgatgggcgcggacgatggcacgcgttttttattttttacaatttttttctatttaaacctcgtttctcattcacttgttcatacgaacatctcgcctctctcatttcgctcatctctcacatttgtACCTCTCtcgcataccaaaatgaaccacgacgacgacaccACTAGTTCTAGTTCCTCGGAGTCAGGTAGTTTGACCTCGGAAGCCTTAGATGCAGTCGTTGAAAAGGCCATGGCGGAGTGCTTAGtcgaaatgcagcgcgaggaggcggcggcggcggcggagcagatcaCAGGCCTATTCAACGTCGGACGTCTGTCCGACGTGACCACGCGGCAGCTCACCAACGTTtggttgcagactattttgccgatcaaccacggtggggaccgACTGTTTTCTGCCGCCAGTTTAGAATGtcgcgttacctttttctcagcattgtccggacgttgtcgtcacgtgatgaatacatgACATATTGGGAAGACGGCATTGGGATACAACAGGCCGGGAGTGCCTGaggagattttgtaggggagttgtggaggcctacggcgacatatatttgcgcaagccgactgccactgattttcagggcctgatgaagatgcacgagacgacgcacggctttcctgggatgctagggagcatcgactgtatgcactggcagtggaagaattgtccgacggcgtggagaggccaattcactagtggatacaagggcagccactcgacgatgatcctcgaagccgtcgctgaccatcggctctggatctggcatgcttacttcggcgtagccgggtcgaacaacgacattaacgtcctcaactcatccaccctcttcaccgagcaatgcaatggcaacggctcggccatcgagttcactgccaacaggcaccaataccacatggggtactacttggccgatggcatatacctaCGGTGGCCtatttttgtgaagacgatcagttgcccaattggtgagaagagggttttatttgcgcaaaagcaggactcggcgcggaaggatgtcgagcgggcatttggtgtgctccaagcacggtgggcaattgtgaaagggctggctcgtctctggttcaaggaagtcatcgccgatgtcatgtatgcgtgcataatcatgcataacatgatagtctagcatgaaggtgggagcatcaccgagtggaacgatgacgacggtgcatctagctcgtccagcacggAGACCGAGtcccccgctagaggattaccgtcgggcttcaatgaggttctatctagacatgcctcaatgcgcaaccaacaagaccatgctcagctcatgaacgacatgattgaagaagtgtgggcccgtaagcgccgtcgctgagtttgcgtattttttaattcgtattgtaatgtattaatttttataaatgaaatgaagttttttcccaatttttgtagttatttaaatattcaattaaaatgcatagggcgcgccttagggcgccccactgtaggtggggggtaggaggataaaactgatgacgtggcgcgccttagggctccccattgtggatggcctaaataaGGAATGTAATAAAAAGTGGTATAGAGCCCATAAATAATTAAGGAACCGGATGCTCCTCATTTTCTATGTTTCTCCTTCATTCAATGGAGTCAACAACAAAGAATGTTCCAAGCTCCTCAGCCAATATAGTCTCTCTCCTCATTTGACTCTTTTTTATGTCAATTCTCTTATTTGCAATGTGAACGGAGTTTTATGGGTACCTTTTAACGTTGAAGTTCTGCATCTCAAAAATCACTGTTTCAAAATCAGACCGGATCGGGCAATTTGACCAGTCTAGCCGCAAATCGATACACCCTATAAAACCAATTGCCATTTTAAACTGGTGGAAGCAGGCGTTTGAACCGGAAACCAGTCcaaagatttttttatttttttttactctcaTACATATGAAAATACGTGCGAAGCCATTATCTACACCCATTCAATTTATAGATGATAATATCATATCAAATTCATAAGggaaaacaatttattaaaagaatatagcCAAATTAACCCAACACAGATCACACATTACAGAATTCTATTCCAAAATAAGTCAGACTTCTGACCAGATGTTTGCAAACACTAGGACACTGCTACCTGTGGACTGAACTACTtggaaataaaacaaaataacaaacgGTAACTATTAAGTGTAACAGGTTGTCCAAGTCCCCCATAATTTGTACAGCCACTTTAGCAATCAAAATATATTTGAAAGAATAGAACTAATATAAAGTCACTTCCAAGGCTGCAGCTGACCGCCAACCCCCACCGAGTATCAACAACACCATTCCCACTAAGACGAGCAGCAGCCGCTCTTCTGGGCAACAGGCTGTCCACGGATCTGCACAGTAGGTGGCCTTGCACTGTTTGATGCAGGCTGACTTGCCATCCTGTGTTTGGTTAAGAACAGATTCAGTGAGGACACATGTCACCGAGACTCGAGACGACGATGATAAATTAAAACATGTCATGTAAAGCGAACTGATCAAAATCAAGAACAAAATGAGATAAAGCGAACCTATTCTTAATATCAGCGGACATGGCCATGAAAGCCTGTTCAACATTCGTTGCATTTTTGGCACTAGTCTCCATAAAGGGGATGCCGATTTCATCAGCAAATGCCTTCACAAAAAAAAGGCAATTTATTTCAGCAAAGACTTATTAGTCTAAAGGAATAGTGCGCGAGCAACCCTACAAAATGTTTACCTTGGCGGTTTCATAAGGCACAGCCCTATTATCAGCAAGATCACACTTGTTTCCAACAAGGAGCTTGTTCACATTCTCACTTGCATATCGGTCAATCTCATTCAACCATTGCTTAACATTGTTGAAGCTTTCTTGGTCAGTTACATCATATACTACCTGCAAGAAATTCCAAGTTCGGAATGCATTACAAACTGAAAACACAAAGTTTCACACTTGCACTAAATCGAGAAGAAAGAGACTAACTATAATTCCATGTGCACCACGGTAATAGCTACTAGTTATAGTTCTGAAACGTTCCTGCCCAGCAGTATCCCACTgcaagaaaaggaaaaattaaGAGGAAAGACAAATGAAGCTTACTCTCAACATACACTCAGTATTGGGAGGAAGGATACACAAGGATCATATGCAATTACATCATAGCAAATGAAGCACAAATTAGTATTCAACCATATGCAAATTACTCAGGATATCAAGTTTCTCAACAAAGAATAAATTACAGCCTTTGCACAAAGTTGAAAGCCATGTTAGTCATACTTGACGCACTTGAAGATTAGCTTAAGTCTCTTCCATTGATGTACTAGATAATTTTATTGGGAAACTGAACGAATCCCAGCTTAATCTCTCCATCAGACAAAGATGCAGAACACAGGTTTTTCCAAATAATTACATTCCATTGTCTTATTGATTTCAAAAGGGAACCATACACATAACACACTACAGAGTGAATAAAAGAAACATGTCATTGTTCCTAAAAAAAGCTTACATCTAATCAGATTGAACAATAACAGAACTAGCCTTCAAACATGTATTAATTTGTTTGGAAATTACTacttccgtcccacaataagagtcacattttgccattttggtccgtcccacaataacagtcacacttcatttttaccataaatggtaagtaggtctcacattccactagctcacttcactcacattttattataaaaccaatataaaaaagtgggtctcatattccactaattttttcaacccactattctttacatttcttaaaatgcgtgcccacaataagagtgacacctattgtgggacggagggtgtaTTAAGTTTCAGTGGAAGGCCAAAATAAGCCCTCAAGCATATTAAGTTATAAAATGAGCTACAACGATGAATGACTACAAGTGAACACACAAATTCTACTGTTCATAATAATATAGAATTGAAAGAGAACCCTACAACAACAGAGTGAATACAAGAAACATTGTGTTCCTCAAAATCCTTGTATATAATCAGATACATTAGAAGTAGGACTAGCAAGTTACAGACAAAACAATCCGTCAGGTATATGAAGTTTAAAAATTTTCCACAATGATGAATGACTATCAACAAGTAAACACACTAATTTTAGTGTTCATCATAATATGTTATCAAGGAGAAAAACTTACTATCTGAAGCTTGATAGTCTTTCCATCTTGCTCCACAGTGCGAATTTTCTGTAGTAAGTGATGTGATTAGAATTGTAACTAAACCACGTAAATATACAGCGCAAAAGGCTAAGCCCTTACAAAGTCAACACCGATTGTGCTGATGTAGCTATCAAGGTATGAATCATCCtgtatataaaatcaaatacagGTCAGTCAGTGATGGTCATTGAGAAATCTTATTATTTTGCAAAGGAGAGAAATTCTTTACGGGAAAAGTAAAAGAGCATGCATAATATAGCAGACAAGGAAAATGATGTTTAAATGAATATCATTCTTTACGCAATTAGCTGAAAACCATTTTTAATAAGGAAAATAATGCTTCTTTTCAACGCATGCCTCGCTTTGGCAGTATATTGGTATGGGGAAAATTGACATAATACTCAGAGATGGGTGTGCAGAACAACTTTAGAAAGTGCAAAGTCATAACCACAAGACAGACATGCTACACTCTTAAATTTTTCTTGTTAAAGTAACTCTCAGCCATCTTACAGCAATAGAACCCAGTTTTATTAATATCTATAGAGGCAAAGAAATATACTGATATCAACTGTTGGTGAACGTATCTAGCAAGATATGGTTTGGAAGATATGATGCTGCAGATTAGGAGTATCAGTTTCAATTTGTATTTTCTATTAATAAGTTAGGATTTGATATCTTTGGAGTATTTGTTTAGTCTGAGTAGAACTGTTCATGTAAATGTCTATATATTGTGGGACTCTCAATAGGTAGAGATATCTTTTGGAGAAGATCACATTTGGACAGAAGAAATCCATGCCCTCGAGAGGATCCACTCTTTCCAGTATATTTATAGAAGTTACTTCAGTCTCATAATTCAGCATACATCTTGTGTGCAGTATGATTTTTCTGGCTCATGCATTTTGTCAACAGGTTTCATGCCTCTTCCATTCTCTGCTTTTCACCCCATATCACATACACAACCAACATACAGTGAAATTTACATTAAGAATACTACATTCAACTACACTTACAGCAAATCTTAGTAGAAGACATGACTTGCCAACACCAGAGTCTCCGATCAAAAGAAGCTTGAACAAGTAGTCGCTGAAAGACGCAAATAAGGGAAAAATTAGATGATACATCATTCAGAACGGCACGAATCATTGGAACCAAATTTCAACGATCAGTGAACCTTAATCTTATGAATGTCAGACCCCTACAGGAGAATGTGACAGTTATTATCCCCCAGTTGTAATATTGATTTCACATGATTACTTTCAAGCAGAAATACAAAAGGAGATGAACAATTTGTAAGAGACACCATTGTCTTGTAATCACATAAAAAAATCGTCTACTTATCAGCTTGAAGTTCAATCTACATCCAAGCGGCTCCAGATCCTTAAGCAGACACAACTCTAAACCTCCCAATTCGGTAGCCCCATACAAATACAAAATTGTGATAACAATCACAATAATCAGCGAAGTAAAATTCAAAAACCATCGCAATCACGTGAATTTACAGACTGGTCAATAGCTACCGAAATTCAGAAAGATCCCaagcaaaaaattaaaattatcaaatcaCATAGAAAAAAATCAGCTCGAGAGGAAAGATCCATCAACAACAGATGCATCGAAATCCAAGCAAACAAAAAGTCACGGATCTACAATCACgcttcaaaataaaataaaattaaacagaATTCCCGATGAAAACACTTGGGGATTTACCAAATCGGAATAGAAGAAAACGACCTTAGATTTAGGCAACAATCGGTAAAGAGAGACTTACTATTCGGGATTCATGGTCGAGGAAGAGTGCCCGGAAATGGTCCTTCTCGAAGACGGCTCGCGAGAAGGATTGAAACCGGATTGGGGGTTTTGGGTGTAGATTAATggaatagagaaaaaaagtagtgGAAGGAAATGAATTGGGAGGAGTCAGAATGGGAAATTTATGTAAATTATTTATACAAACACCGACAGCGTAAGATTGGTGAAGACTTCGAGGAAAGGGCTGCCTGCATTTATCGAATCTCACGCGCTGCGCATATGCACTTACACGTATTCAAAATAatcaaatacacaaaatatagataaaattaatCCATCTGTACTTGTTCGTGCTCCCCCGTCTCGGTTAAgatacatattttttttgttttttagtcgatacgagattttaggaaTTATTGTGattaattagagagaaaaaaaggtgcgtgaagagagaaagagagctgaatatttaattggaaagagaaaaaaatagtttggtgcattaattggagagataaaGTTATCACgaatagaaatgtgtcatcttgattgggacaaactaaaaaagaaagtgtgtcATGTtaagtgagacggagggagtagtttttttcTCTCCATTCGTCCTATTTTAGTACAGGATCTTACATTCCACTACTCATTCTcttacattttattacaaaaccaatactccatctgtcctataaaaataaggacattttTGTTTTTCGTCCGTCCGATAAAAATaactcattttcatttttggaaagttctCCCAACTCATAGcctatatacatcaatttatttaatccctccgtccttaaaatttgtcacttattgtcattttcgtccgtccctaaaaatttgtgaccttttacttttaccattttttgttgtTGACCCGCACTCCACTAACTAATTCTCAGTCACGTTTTATCATAAAATAGAAgcatataaaagtaggattcaaatgccactaacttttttcaactcactttttattacatttcttaaaaccagtGCAGaatcaaatggtgacaaattattagggacggagggagtgcaACATATACCATTAGAGCGTTCATGCGTCCCGCCGCCCGTGCGACCGTCGTCCCTGGATGGCCCTATTGAAGGCATTGAGCCGTGGAAGGGGAGGGGCGCCGATACCGCGACGGTCATCGTGCAGTGCTCATGCGGCGCTCGACCCTATAATAAGGATCCTTATCAATATGTTTCTTAGTGATATTATCCTTCAAGTCCCCATTTTATGCCTTATAAAAAGGCATGAAGTTGTAGAAGGCATTTTCGATTCTATCTCTTTTGCTCTCTCTAGCATCTTAGTTTGTcacttaggagcattgcattgctagGTACTCAACTAGATGTCAAGCTTGCGAATGCCTACGAGATTGAGGTGATTCTACTCAAAAAGAGAGAAGTCATTTCACATTTGGGGTAATCCGTGAGCATTAGTTGGGGTGTATCTCGTCTTGGTGATAGAGGGATACATCAACATGACCCGAAGAAGacaataatttacttttttataatccatgttataattttatttttgtttgatctcctgcctttgatttttttgtatAGCAAGAGTTTGCTCCGTTATTTCCAACACAAATATACCGAGAAAAGAAAATTTCAATAACTAAACATGCAACACAATAGTGGATCCATCAACTTAAAATGTAGTTTTCGTGTACATAAATGGTAAAATCTTGATCCCCAAATTTTGAaactaaaataaagaataaagttaATCACA
Proteins encoded in this window:
- the LOC121742065 gene encoding ras-related protein RABD2a produces the protein MNPEYDYLFKLLLIGDSGVGKSCLLLRFADDSYLDSYISTIGVDFKIRTVEQDGKTIKLQIWDTAGQERFRTITSSYYRGAHGIIVVYDVTDQESFNNVKQWLNEIDRYASENVNKLLVGNKCDLADNRAVPYETAKAFADEIGIPFMETSAKNATNVEQAFMAMSADIKNRMASQPASNSARPPTVQIRGQPVAQKSGCCSS